In Rhodanobacter denitrificans, a single window of DNA contains:
- a CDS encoding DMT family transporter — protein sequence MRTTQAAHGTALDPIPASPPVSTPLPLRAVLLMLASASFFALMAVTIRFASAQLHPFQITFFRSTFGALFALPLLHPHGWQLLRTPRLGFYVMRCVLGMGGMLAGFWAIVNLPLAEAVALSYSSPLFVTIGAVIFLGEIVRRRRWSAVVAGFIGVLVIVRPGSAAFTAGSLVALLAAALTGAVTISIKSLTGSEPADRIVLLTTLLWVPLSLPTALAVWQWPHAGIWPWLVLSGALGTSGHWCWTRALRLADASLLAPFSYLQLLIVAVLAWWIFDERVDRYTAAGAAIIIGASLYIAHREHSLARQRRRERRAANAEPQI from the coding sequence ATGCGCACCACCCAAGCTGCGCACGGCACGGCCCTGGACCCGATCCCCGCTTCGCCGCCCGTTTCCACGCCGCTGCCGCTGCGCGCGGTGTTGCTGATGCTGGCCAGCGCCAGTTTCTTCGCGCTGATGGCGGTGACGATCCGGTTCGCCTCCGCCCAGTTGCACCCGTTCCAGATCACCTTCTTCCGCAGCACGTTCGGCGCGCTGTTCGCGCTGCCGCTGCTGCACCCGCACGGCTGGCAGCTGCTGCGCACGCCGCGGCTCGGTTTCTACGTGATGCGTTGCGTGCTCGGCATGGGCGGCATGCTGGCCGGCTTCTGGGCGATCGTGAACCTGCCGCTGGCCGAGGCGGTGGCGCTGTCGTACTCCTCGCCGCTGTTCGTCACCATCGGCGCGGTGATCTTTCTCGGCGAAATCGTGCGCCGGCGCCGCTGGAGCGCGGTGGTGGCCGGCTTCATCGGCGTGCTGGTGATCGTACGGCCCGGCAGCGCGGCATTCACCGCCGGCAGCCTGGTCGCCCTGCTGGCGGCGGCGCTGACCGGCGCGGTGACGATCAGCATCAAGTCGCTGACCGGCAGCGAGCCGGCCGACCGTATCGTGTTGCTGACCACGCTGCTGTGGGTGCCGCTGTCGCTGCCCACCGCGCTGGCCGTGTGGCAATGGCCGCACGCCGGGATCTGGCCGTGGCTGGTGCTGTCCGGTGCGCTCGGCACCAGCGGCCACTGGTGCTGGACGCGCGCGCTGCGGCTGGCCGATGCCTCGCTGCTGGCGCCGTTCAGCTACCTGCAGTTGCTGATCGTGGCGGTGCTGGCCTGGTGGATCTTCGACGAACGGGTGGATCGCTACACGGCAGCGGGCGCGGCCATCATCATCGGCGCCAGCCTGTACATCGCCCACCGCGAGCACAGCCTGGCACGCCAGCGGCGCCGCGAGCGGCGCGCCGCGAATGCCGAGCCACAGATCTGA